The Mycolicibacterium monacense genome contains the following window.
AACGGGCTGGTTCTCGCCTACCTCGGGCTGCTGTGGTGGATGCTGGTGTGCTGGTCGCAGGGCTTGCGCAGCCCGTCCGGGCCGGGCCGCGACGCGGTCAGCCGGCCGTTCACCGCCGCACTGGCCTTCCTCGCCGGGCTGAGCGTGCTGGTGCGCCCGGAACTCGCGCTGATCGGCGTCGGAGCGCTGCTGATGATGCTGGTGGCCGCCCGCTCCTGGCGGCGCCGGCTGCTGATCGTCGTCGCCGGCGGGCTTCTGCCGGTGGCGTACCAGATCTTCCGGATGGGCTACTACGCCCTGGTCGTGCCCGGCACCGCGGTGGCCAAGGACGCCACCGGCGCCAAGTGGCCCCAGGGATTCACCTACCTCACCAACTTCGCCGAGCCGTACCTGCTGTGGGTGCCCGCGGTCCTGCTGATCCTGACCGGCGTCGTGCTGGTGAGCACCCGCAGCCGGCCGTGGTGGATCCGGCACCAGCCGCCGCGCGGCTACGGCCGGTTGGCCCGGATGGTGCAGAGCCCGCCGGCGGTGGTGCTGTTCATCGTGTGCAGCGGCCTGCTGCAGGGGATCTACTGGATCCGCCAGGGCGGCGACTTCATGCACGGACGGGTGCTGCTCACCCCGTTGTTCTGCCTGCTGCTGCCGGTCTCGGTGATCCCGGTCGTCCTGCCCGACGGCAGCCGGTTCAGCCGGGAGACGGGGTATCTGCTGGCCGGGGCCACGAGCGTGCTGTGGCTCGCGATCGCGGGTTGGTCACTGTGGGCGGCCAATTCGCCCGGGATGGGTCCGGACGCCACCCGGGTCACCGACACCGGCATCGTCGACGAGCGCCGCTTCTACGCGCAGGCGACCGGGCACGCCCACCCGATGACCGCAGCCGACTACCTGGACTACCCGCGGATGCGGGCGGTGCTGACCGCGCTGGAGAACACGCCCGACGGAGCCCTGCTGCTGCCCGCGGGCAACTACGACATGTGGGACGTGGTGCCCGCGCTCCCGCCGCTGCCCGACGCCCCCGACGACTACAACGGTCCGCACACCGTGTTCTTCACCAACCTGGGCATGCTCGGGATGAACGTCGGCCTCGACGTGCGGGTCATCGACCAGATCGGACTGGCCAACCCGCTGGCCGCGCACACCGAACGCCTCGAGGACGGGCGCATCGGCCACGACAAGAACCTCTTCCCGGACTGGGCGATCGCCGAGGGGCCCTTCCTCAAGATCCCGCCCTATCTGCCGGTGTACATCGACCGGGACTGGGTGGCGCAGGCGGAGGTGGCGCTGAAGTGTCCGGCCACCGAGTCGGTGCTGAACTCGATCCGCGCTCCGCTGACCCCCCGCCGGTTCCTGTCCAACGTGGTGCACGCCTACGAGTTCACCCAGTACCGGATCGATCGGGTGCCGCGTTACGAGCTCATCCGGTGCGGTATGGCGATCCCCGAACCCCACGAACCGCCCTACACCGGGATGCCGGCGGCCGGACCGTGACCACCCCGTGGCGGCGGCCGTCGATTTGTGGGTCGCAGATCCGGTCTGTTTGGGTAACGCCGGGGGCAGGTCGAAGCGATATCCCGTTCAGGTGTCCCGAACACCGGTTGAACGCTGCCCTGACGACAGTGCCGGCAACGGCGCCGAACCCGATCGAAGGACCGCAGATGCGTAGCACGTCGCGTGTCGACCCGGCCGCGCATCAGCGCGTGTCCGCCGGGGTGATCGCGGCCCGCAGGCCCTCGGGTGATCAATTCCACGCACCCCCCGGTGGCCACTTCGCCACCCCTGGATTCCCCCTCGGAACGCACCCGCGTCCCGGGGCTCTGAGGTGCGCGAACGCACCTCACACCACCCGACTCGGACGCCGTTTTCAACGATGCAGCGGCGGTCGTGGCGAAACACGCTGGAGAGAACGATCACACGATCGTGTGGTTGACTACACGGGCAACGCGGCTGGTCTGGAGTGCCCGGACCGGTTGCGGCTTACGACAGATGGGAAATAGCAGTATGAGTTTCGTTGGGAAGATGCGCGACGCGGTGAAAGCCATGCCGCGCCGGCTCACGATGGGCGCCATGGCCGTCGTCACGGCAACCGCCGTGGTGCCGGGCCTGGTCGGTGCCACCGGGGGCTCGGCGACTGCAGGCGCGTTCTCGCGCCCCGGCCTGCCGGTCGAGTACCTCATGGTTCCGTCTGCGGGCATGGGCCGCGACATCAAGGTCCAGTTCCAGAGTGGCGGCGCCAACTCCCCGGGTGTCTACCTGCTCGACGGCCTGCGTGCGCAGGAAGACTTCAGCGGTTGGGACATCAACACCGCCGCGTTCGAGTGGTACCTCGATTCGGGCCTGTCGGTGATCATGCCGGTCGGCGGCCAGTCCAGCTTCTACAGCGACTGGTACAAGCCGGCCTGCGGCAAGGCCGGTTGCTCCACCTACAAGTGGGAGACGTTCCTGACCCAGGAACTGCCCGCCTACCTGGCGTCCAACAAGGGTGTGAACCCGAACCGCAACGCCGCCGTCGGCCTGTCGATGGCCGGTTCCGCGGCGATGACGCTGGCGATCTACTACCCGCAGCAGTTCCAGTACGCGGCGTCGCTGTCGGGCTTCCTGAACCTCTCCGAGGGCTGGTGGCCGATGCTGGTCGGGCTGTCCATGGGTGACGCCGGTGGCTACAAGTCCGAGGACATGTGGGGCCCGTCGAGCGATCCGGCGTGGAAGCGCAACGACCCGATGGTCAACATCGACAAGCTGGTCGCCAACGGCACCCGCGTGTGGGTGTTCTGCGGTAACGGCAAGCCG
Protein-coding sequences here:
- the zomB gene encoding flagellar motor control protein ZomB, whose translation is MRQSSSADTVRPPHQSGTVRRATGSVVARRLVRGPAFPFDVTVRVSLWVSVAVVAVLFSWGAWERRWIADDGLIVLRTVRNLLAGNGPVFNAGERVEANTSTLWTYLITAGAWVGGSVQLEYIAFVFAFVLSVAGVVMAMLGTARLYAPSLQGRRALLLPAGVLVYIAVPPARDFATSGLENGLVLAYLGLLWWMLVCWSQGLRSPSGPGRDAVSRPFTAALAFLAGLSVLVRPELALIGVGALLMMLVAARSWRRRLLIVVAGGLLPVAYQIFRMGYYALVVPGTAVAKDATGAKWPQGFTYLTNFAEPYLLWVPAVLLILTGVVLVSTRSRPWWIRHQPPRGYGRLARMVQSPPAVVLFIVCSGLLQGIYWIRQGGDFMHGRVLLTPLFCLLLPVSVIPVVLPDGSRFSRETGYLLAGATSVLWLAIAGWSLWAANSPGMGPDATRVTDTGIVDERRFYAQATGHAHPMTAADYLDYPRMRAVLTALENTPDGALLLPAGNYDMWDVVPALPPLPDAPDDYNGPHTVFFTNLGMLGMNVGLDVRVIDQIGLANPLAAHTERLEDGRIGHDKNLFPDWAIAEGPFLKIPPYLPVYIDRDWVAQAEVALKCPATESVLNSIRAPLTPRRFLSNVVHAYEFTQYRIDRVPRYELIRCGMAIPEPHEPPYTGMPAAGP
- a CDS encoding esterase family protein; the protein is MSFVGKMRDAVKAMPRRLTMGAMAVVTATAVVPGLVGATGGSATAGAFSRPGLPVEYLMVPSAGMGRDIKVQFQSGGANSPGVYLLDGLRAQEDFSGWDINTAAFEWYLDSGLSVIMPVGGQSSFYSDWYKPACGKAGCSTYKWETFLTQELPAYLASNKGVNPNRNAAVGLSMAGSAAMTLAIYYPQQFQYAASLSGFLNLSEGWWPMLVGLSMGDAGGYKSEDMWGPSSDPAWKRNDPMVNIDKLVANGTRVWVFCGNGKPADISGTGQAEGDNFNAKFLESFTLRTNETFQEQYLAAGGRNGVFNFPQSGTHSWGYWGQQLQQMKPDIQRVLGAVPQPSPAPAPAG